Proteins encoded together in one Lysinibacillus sp. FSL K6-0232 window:
- a CDS encoding YneF family protein, with product MPTWGWIIIVIIALAAGAALGFYFARQAMMKYLKENPPINEQMIRMMMAQMGRTPSEKQVRQMMAQMNKFQK from the coding sequence ATGCCTACATGGGGCTGGATTATTATCGTAATTATCGCATTAGCAGCGGGCGCGGCACTTGGTTTCTATTTCGCTCGTCAGGCTATGATGAAATATTTAAAAGAAAACCCACCTATTAATGAGCAAATGATTCGTATGATGATGGCGCAAATGGGTCGTACGCCGTCTGAAAAGCAAGTACGTCAAATGATGGCACAAATGAATAAATTCCAAAAATAG
- a CDS encoding S-ribosylhomocysteine lyase has protein sequence MTKEKTNVESFDLDHTKVKAPYVRLAGVKTGKNGDEVYKYDIRFKQPNKEHMEMPALHSLEHLSADIIRNYSDHIVDFSPMGCQTGFYVSLINHNDYEDLLTILEKTFTDVTKATAVPACNEVQCGWAASHSLEGAQVLAQEFLAKRDEWHIVFAE, from the coding sequence ATGACAAAAGAAAAAACAAATGTAGAAAGCTTTGATTTGGATCACACAAAGGTAAAGGCTCCGTATGTGCGTTTAGCGGGTGTGAAAACAGGAAAAAATGGCGATGAAGTGTATAAATATGATATTCGCTTTAAACAGCCGAACAAAGAGCATATGGAAATGCCTGCATTACATTCCTTAGAGCATTTATCAGCGGATATTATTCGTAATTATTCCGATCATATTGTGGATTTTAGTCCAATGGGCTGTCAAACAGGCTTCTATGTATCATTGATCAATCATAATGATTATGAGGATTTATTAACTATTTTAGAGAAAACCTTTACAGATGTAACAAAGGCAACCGCAGTACCTGCCTGCAATGAAGTGCAATGTGGCTGGGCAGCTAGTCATAGTTTAGAGGGTGCACAAGTATTAGCACAAGAGTTTTTAGCAAAGCGCGATGAATGGCATATTGTTTTTGCAGAATAA